Part of the Gammaproteobacteria bacterium genome is shown below.
TATTCCCGGAAATACCCCTCCAGAACCCTTCGCACCGTCGAGCCTGCGATCCGCACGGACGGTATTTCGACATGCCGTAGCAGGTTGGGCGTGAAGCTTATAATCGCCATCGATCCTCCACCAGCGCGGATTCCAGGATACGCCGGGGCGAAGGTGCTGCAGCCCGGATCACCACATTCTTGGAACTGCCGCCTAATGGACGTGGCCGTGGGCCACCTCTTCCTCCGTTGCCTCCCGCACACTCACAATCTCAACGTCGAAACGCAGCACGACGCCGGCCAGCGGATGGTTTGCATCGATCGTGACTTCGTCACCTTCGACATGTTTCACCAAAACCTGCTGCACGGAACCATCCGGCGCCTGCGCCTGAAATGCCATCCCGGACTCGATCGACTCCACCCCCTGAAAGGCCTGCCTCGGGACGGTCTGCACCAGGTCCGCATTGAACTCACCGTAACC
Proteins encoded:
- a CDS encoding peptidylprolyl isomerase, whose protein sequence is MLIGDNRVVSMHYKLTGDDGAVLDSSEGSDPLSYLHGAGNIISGLENALAGKVVGDSLKVKVEPAEGYGEFNADLVQTVPRQAFQGVESIESGMAFQAQAPDGSVQQVLVKHVEGDEVTIDANHPLAGVVLRFDVEIVSVREATEEEVAHGHVH